A single window of Gossypium arboreum isolate Shixiya-1 chromosome 13, ASM2569848v2, whole genome shotgun sequence DNA harbors:
- the LOC108462589 gene encoding uncharacterized protein LOC108462589 has product MNLAPSLHQHHLLYEYYEEQEALCDKCNKHIYDRAFTCEICKFWLHPECALQQLPLKISHPSHSQHPLQLSYDNKHCCCNGCSGLSRNWLYRCQPCHFNLDLSCASLTTIPTQIDKEINHFCHHHTLTQFNYRKVSKYHHSCFWCVKLLSGVCYVCLLCDSLRLCIHESCLINMPTVITEHPFHSSHPLFVAHIGCALTKLGGKGTSIGKLMEQDERNVESEIEYFDHEHPLCFKKVIEQNESAICKACFLEILDKAYACKSCKYYIHKTCTNLPWEVLHPLHPQHSLKLLSEVRGKIFPCEGCRDCTEGFAYVCSMCDFMLDVKCALLRVPKIETQRLKEMEERRPKSCLFNKTHQLSFFNIKAVLDECCSFCRRYLKGPIYACSDCEYLLHESCLGFPREMKLQFHPLHPFHSLLDDSGKICYVCKRETWYGICYSCVQCDLHLHASCANSLKRVLRSTSHIHNLY; this is encoded by the exons ATGAACCTTGCACCTTCCCTCCATCAACATCACTTGCTTTATGAGTACTATGAAGAACAAGAGGCACTTTGTGATAAATGCAATAAGCACATTTATGATCGGGCCTTTACTTGTGAAATCTGCAAGTTTTGGCTACATCCTGAGTGTGCTCTGCAACAATTGCCTCTTAAAATTTCACATCCTTCTCATTCTCAACACCCTCTTCAACTGAGCTACGACAATAAGCATTGCTGCTGTAATGGATGTTCCGGTCTTAGTCGAAACTGGTTATACCGGTGTCAACCTTGTCATTTCAACCTTGATCTCAGTTGTGCTTCTTTAACTACTATTCCAACTCAGATAGATAAAGAGATTAACCATTTCTGCCATCATCATACATTGACCCAATTCAACTATCGTAAAGTGAGCAAATATCACCATAGTTGTTTTTGGTGTGTGAAGCTTTTGTCAGGGGTCTGCTATGTTTGTTTACTATGTGATTCATTAAGGCTCTGTATTCATGAAAGCTGTTTGATTAATATGCCCACCGTGATCACAGAACATCCTTTCCATTCATCCCACCCGCT ATTTGTTGCTCATATTGGATGCGCACTCACCAAG CTTGGTGGCAAAGGTACTTCAATAGGGAAACTAATGGAGCAAGATGAGAGAAATGTAGAATCCGAG ATTGAATATTTTGATCATGAACATCCCCTATGCTTTAAGAAGGTTATTGAACAAAATGAAAGTGCTATTTGCAAAGCTTGTTTTCTGGAAATCTTAGATAAAGCCTATgcttgtaaaagttgtaaatacTACATACACAAAACATGCACCAATTTGCCCTGGGAGGTGCTACATCCTCTTCACCCCCAGCATTCTCTCAAGCTCTTGTCTGAAGTTAGAGGAAAGATTTTCCCATGCGAAGGATGTAGAGACTGTACTGAAGGGTTTGCTTACGTATGCTCTATGTGCGATTTCATGCTTGATGTGAAATGTGCTCTTTTACGGGTGCCTAAAATTGAGACTCAAAGGCTAAAAGAGATGGAGGAGAGACGACCCAAGTCATGCCTTTTTAACAAAACTCATCAATTATCCTTCTTCAATATCAAAGCAGTCTTGGACGAATGTTGCAGTTTTTGCCGAAGATATTTGAAGGGTCCGATCTATGCTTGCAGCGATTGTGAGTATTTACTTCATGAAAGTTGTCTTGGGTTTCCACGAGAGATGAAACTCCAGTTTCATCCACTACACCCATTTCACTCGCTTCTCGACGACAGTGGCAAAATTTGTTATGTCTGCAAAAGAGAGACCTGGTATGGTATCTGCTATAGTTGTGTGCAATGTGATCTCCACCTTCATGCTTCTTGTGCTAATTCCTTGAAGCGGGTTCTGAGATCCACGTCTCACATTCATAATCTCTATTAG
- the LOC128286584 gene encoding uncharacterized protein LOC128286584 yields the protein MECDTKLHIVECALPPSLKSKYHLHPCTLKPGFMEDDSGQNYCNICEEERDPKDHVYYCTECQGHFVAHINCMLNSEEEIAAEGSSNMALDFPSTSGWAERERVSTDESEEDDQSNSEDYSEEDDQSNSDDYSEEEN from the exons ATGGAATGTGATACCAAGTTGCATATTGTTGAATGTGCTTTGCCACCTTCACTCAAATCCAAATATCACCTCCATCCTTGCACTCTTAAGCCTGGTTTTATGGAAGATGATTCAGGACAAAATTACTGTAacatttgtgaagaagaaagagatCCAAAAGATCATGTCTATTATTGCACAGAATGTCAAGGACACTTTGTTGCTCACAtaaattgcatgcttaattcg GAAGAAGAAATTGCAGCAGAAGGATCCTCAAATATGGCATTGGACTTTCCAAGCACCTCAGGCTGGGCTGAGAGGGAGAGAGTGTCCACTGATGAATCGGAGGAAGATGATCAAAGCAACAGTGAGGATTATTCAGAGGAAGATGATCAAAGCAACAGTGATGATTATTCAGAGGAAGAAAATTAG